One segment of Zonotrichia albicollis isolate bZonAlb1 chromosome 4, bZonAlb1.hap1, whole genome shotgun sequence DNA contains the following:
- the OPN1SW gene encoding short-wave-sensitive opsin 1, whose product MDEEEFYLFKNQSSVGPWDGPQYHIAPMWAFYLQTIFMGLVFVAGTPLNAIVLIVTIKYKKLRQPLNYILVNISVSGLMCCVFCIFTVFVASSQGYFVFGKHMCAFEGFAGATGGLVTGWSLAFLAFERYIVICKPFGNFRFNSRHALLVVAATWIIGVGVAIPPFFGWSRYIPEGLQCSCGPDWYTVGTKYKSEYYTWFLFIFCFIVPLSLIIFSYSQLLSALRAVAAQQQESATTQKAEREVSRMVVVMVGSFCMCYVPYAALAMYMVNNREHGIDLRLVTIPAFFSKSSCVYNPIIYCFMNKQFRACIMETVCGRPMSDDSDVSSSAQRTEVSSVSSSQVGPS is encoded by the exons ATGGATGAGGAAGAGTTCTACCTGTTCAAGAACCAGTCGTCGGTGGGGCCCTGGGATGGGCCCCAGTACCACATCGCGCCCATGTGGGCCTTCTACCTGCAGACCATCTTCATGGGGCTGGTGTTCGTGGCGGGCACGCCCCTGAACGCCATCGTCCTCATCGTCACCATCAAGTACAAGAAGCTGCGGCAGCCGCTCAACTACATCCTGGTGAACATCTCCGTCAGCGGCCTCATGTGCTGCGTCTTCTGCATCTTCACCGTCTTCGTGGCCAGCTCCCAGGGATACTTTGTCTTCGGGAAGCACATGTGTGCCTTTGAGGGCTTTGCAGGGGCCACCGGAG GGCTGGTGACAGGGTGGTCCTTGGCCTTCCTGGCCTTCGAGCGCTACATCGTCATCTGCAAACCCTTCGGCAACTTCCGCTTCAACTCGCGCCACGCGCTGCTGGTGGTGGCGGCCACCTGGATCATCGGCGTCGGCGTCGCCATCCCGCCCTTCTTCGGCTGGAGCAG GTACATCCCCgaggggctgcagtgctcctgcgGCCCTGACTGGTACACGGTGGGCACCAAGTACAAGAGCGAGTACTACACCTGGTTCCTCTTCATCTTCTGCTTCATCGTCCCCCTCTCCCTCATCATCTTCTCCTACTCCCAGCTGCTCAGCGCCCTGCGGGCC GTGGCGGCGCAGCAGCAGGAGTCGGCCACGACGCAGAAGGCGGAGCGGGAGGTGTCGCGCATGGTCGTGGTCATGGTGGGCTCCTTCTGCATGTGCTACGTGCCCTACGCGGCGCTGGCCATGTACATGGTGAACAACCGCGAGCACGGCATCGACCTGCGCCTCGTCACCATCCCTGCCTTCTTCTCCAAGAGCTCCTGCGTCTACAACCCCATCATCTACTGCTTCATGAACAAAcag TTCCGCGCCTGCATCATGGAGACGGTGTGCGGGCGGCCCATGTCAGACGACTCCGACGTGTCCAGCTCGGCCCAGCGCACCGAGGTCTCCTCCGTGTCCTCCAGCCAGGTCGGCCCCAGCTGA
- the CALU gene encoding calumenin, with translation MRFPRLLLCVAVWALCGSAKPTERKERVVREAPLSTREHDDAQSFDYDHDAFLGADEAKSFDQLTPEESKERLGKIVGKIDEDGDGFVTVEELKAWIKFAQKRWIYEDVERQWKGHDLNEDGLVSWEEYKNATYGYILDDPDPDDGFNYKQMMVRDERRFKMADKDGDLAATKEEFTAFLHPEEYDYMKDIVVQETMEDIDKNGDGFIDLEEYIGDMYSQDGDADEPEWVKTEREQFVEFRDKNRDGKMDKEETKDWILPSDYDHAEAEARHLVYESDQDKDGKLTREEIVDKSDLFVGSQATDFGEALVRHDEF, from the exons ATGCGGTTCCCGCGGCTCCTGCTGTGCGTGGCCGTGTGGGCGCTGTGCGGCTCGGCCAAGCCCACGGAGCGCAAGGAGCGCGTGGTGCGCGAGGCGCCGCTCAGCACCCGCGAGCACGACGATGCCCAGAGCTTCGACTACGACCACGACGCCTTCCTGGGCGCCGACGAGGCCAAGAGCTTCGACCAGCTCACGCCGGAGGAGAGCAAGGAGCGCCTGGG GAAGATTGTAGGGAAGATAGACGAGGACGGAGATGGGTTTGTGACAGTGGAGGAGCTGAAGGCCTGGATCAAGTTTGCCCAAAAGCGCTGGATTTACGAGGATGTGGAGCGCCAGTGGAAGGGCCACGACCTCAACGAGGATGGGCTTGTGTCCTGGGAGGAGTACAAAAATGCCACCTATGGGTATATCCTGG ATGATCCAGACCCTGACGATGGCTTCAACTACAAGCAGATGATGGTGCGGGACGAGCGGCGCTTCAAGATGGCCGACAAGGACGGGGACCTGGCCGCCACCAAGGAGGAGTTCACGGCCTTCCTGCACCCCGAGGAGTACGACTACATGAAGGACATCGTGGTGCAG GAGACCATGGAGGACATTGACAAGAATGGCGATGGTTTCATTGACCTGGAGGAGTACATCG gtgACATGTACAGCCAGGACGGTGATGCTGATGAGCCTGAGTGGGTGAAGACGGAGCGGGAGCAGTTCGTGGAGTTCCGGGACAAGAACCGGGACGGGAAGATGGACAAGGAGGAGACCAAGGATTGGATCCTGCCCTCGGACTACGACCACGCCGAGGCTGAGGCCCGGCACCTCGTCTACGAGTCCGACCAGGACAAG GACGGGAAGCTGACGCGGGAGGAGATCGTGGACAAGTCAGACCTGTTCGTGGGCAGCCAGGCCACGGACTTCGGGGAGGCGCTGGTGCGGCACGACGAGTTCTAG
- the IRF5 gene encoding interferon regulatory factor 5 isoform X1, with protein MTETVTNHSPLNSPRCSRPSRRSPRVTWREKCHRSFCFRPRVPPPTPRGGQSSGGLPRPPAVKAEPGLPRGPSGAGSAFGSAGGARRCPRAMEPPRRVRLKPWLVAQVSSRRFPGLRWLDPERRRFVIPWGHATRNPPGPQDHDTIFKAWAQETGRFRAGDPPDPPRWKATLRCALNKSREFRLLLDGPRGSPAQPFRIYELCEEPPGGADGGDEDDYGCSGEEDVSQLHKMTSLSIDDSQHGGDLLPPYPWPKEEAPPFAGHCPPAGPFGGPPPALLQGEAGGTHGPPELLPAALAEMGPPLGPPGPSSSCPVAPTEHLIPDLLVSPHMLPLTDLELKFQYRGRQVCALTVSNPHGCRLFHSSLEPTREQEELFGPLTLEQVPFPAPDTIPNEKQRFYTHQLLDVLDRGLILELQGQDLFALRLCQCKVFWTGPCATPQPGPNPIQRETRTKLFSLEGFLNGLIQFQKGQTPTPPPFEIFLCFGEEWPDQKPKEKKLITVQVVPVAARLLLEMFSGELSWSADSIPLQISHPDLKDRMVEQFKELHQLWQSQQRLPPAQPPPGPAAGPWALPPGPLPH; from the exons ATGACAGAGACCGTGACCAATCACAGCCCCCTAAACTCGCCCCGGTGTTCCCGCCCATCGCGGAGATCCCCGCGCGTCACGTGGAGAGAGAAATG CCACCGCAGCTTCTGCTTTCGGCCGCGGGTGCCGCCCCCGACTCCCCGGGGCGGGCAGAGCTCGGGGGGGCTCCCGCGCCCTCCGGCCGTGAAAGCGGAACCGGGGCTGCCCCGcgggccgagcggggccggTTCCGCTTTCGGGAGCGCGGGCGGCGCCCGGCGGTGCCCCCGGGCCATGGAGCCCCCGCGGCGGGTGCGCCTCAAGCCCTGGCTGGTGGCCCAGGTCAGCAGCCGCCGCTTCCCGGGGCTGCGCTGGCTCGACCCCGAGCGCCGCCGCTTCGtcatcccctggggacacgCCACCAGGAACCCCCCGGGGCCCCAGGACCACGACACCATCTTCAAG GCGTGGGCGCAGGAGACGGGCCGGTTCCGCGCCGGGGACCCGCCGGACCCCCCCCGCTGGAAGGCCACGCTGCGCTGCGCCCTCAACAAGAGCCGCGAGTTCCGGCTGCTGCTGGACGGGCCCCGCGGCTCCCCGGCGCAGCCCTTCCGCATCTACGAGCTCTGCGAGGAGCCCCCCGGCGGCGCAG ACGGCGGGGATGAGGATGACTATGGCTGCAGCGGGGAGGAAGACGTCAGCCAG ctgcacaaGATGACATCGCTGAGCATCGATG ACTCGCAGCACGGGGGGGACCTGCTGCCCCCCTACCCCTGGCCCAAGGAGGAGGCTCCCCCCTTTGCCGGCCACTGCCCCCCGGCCGGGCCCTTTGGGGGTCCCCCCCCGGCGCTGCTGCAGGGGGAGGCGGGGGGCACCCATGGaccccctgagctgctcccGGCTGCCCTCGCTGAGATGGGGCCCCCCCTGGGCCCCCCGGGACCCTCGTCCAGCTGCCCGGTGGCACCGACAGAGCACCTGATCCCCGACCTGCTCGTGAGCCCCCACATGCTGCCAC TGACTGACCTGGAGCTGAAGTTCCAGTACCGGGGCCGCCAGGTGTGTGCCCTGACCGTGAGCAACCCGCACGGCTGCCGGCtgttccacagcagcctggagcccacgcgggagcaggaggagctctTTGGGCCGCTGACGCTGGAGCAGgtgcccttccctgctcccgACACCATTCCCAACGAGAAGCAGCGCTTCTACACCCACCAGCTGCTGGACGTGCTGGACCGAGGGCtcatcctggagctgcagggccaggaccTCTTCGCCCTCCGCCTGTGCCAGTGCAAGGTCTTCTGGACTGGGCCCTGTGCCACGCCCCAGCCGGGCCCCAACCCCATCCAGAGGGAGACGAGGACCAAGCTCTTCAGCCTCGAGGGCTTCCTCAACG GCCTCATCCAGTTCCAGAAGGGGCAGACCCCCACACCGCCCCCCTTCGAGATCTTCCTCTGCTTCGGCGAGGAGTGGCCGGACCAGAAGCCCAAGGAGAAGAAGCTGATCACGGTGCAG GTGGTGCCGGTGGCGGCGCGGCTGCTGCTCGAGATGTTCTCCGGGGAGCTGTCGTGGTCGGCCGACAGCATCCCGCTGCAGATCTCGCACCCCGACCTCAAGGACAGGATGGTGGAGCAGTTCAAGGAGCTGCACCAGCtgtggcagagccagcagcgGCTGCCGCCGGCGcagcccccgcccggccccgccgcggggccctgggcactgccccccgggcccctgccccactga
- the IRF5 gene encoding interferon regulatory factor 5 isoform X2 translates to MEPPRRVRLKPWLVAQVSSRRFPGLRWLDPERRRFVIPWGHATRNPPGPQDHDTIFKAWAQETGRFRAGDPPDPPRWKATLRCALNKSREFRLLLDGPRGSPAQPFRIYELCEEPPGGADGGDEDDYGCSGEEDVSQLHKMTSLSIDDSQHGGDLLPPYPWPKEEAPPFAGHCPPAGPFGGPPPALLQGEAGGTHGPPELLPAALAEMGPPLGPPGPSSSCPVAPTEHLIPDLLVSPHMLPLTDLELKFQYRGRQVCALTVSNPHGCRLFHSSLEPTREQEELFGPLTLEQVPFPAPDTIPNEKQRFYTHQLLDVLDRGLILELQGQDLFALRLCQCKVFWTGPCATPQPGPNPIQRETRTKLFSLEGFLNGLIQFQKGQTPTPPPFEIFLCFGEEWPDQKPKEKKLITVQVVPVAARLLLEMFSGELSWSADSIPLQISHPDLKDRMVEQFKELHQLWQSQQRLPPAQPPPGPAAGPWALPPGPLPH, encoded by the exons ATGGAGCCCCCGCGGCGGGTGCGCCTCAAGCCCTGGCTGGTGGCCCAGGTCAGCAGCCGCCGCTTCCCGGGGCTGCGCTGGCTCGACCCCGAGCGCCGCCGCTTCGtcatcccctggggacacgCCACCAGGAACCCCCCGGGGCCCCAGGACCACGACACCATCTTCAAG GCGTGGGCGCAGGAGACGGGCCGGTTCCGCGCCGGGGACCCGCCGGACCCCCCCCGCTGGAAGGCCACGCTGCGCTGCGCCCTCAACAAGAGCCGCGAGTTCCGGCTGCTGCTGGACGGGCCCCGCGGCTCCCCGGCGCAGCCCTTCCGCATCTACGAGCTCTGCGAGGAGCCCCCCGGCGGCGCAG ACGGCGGGGATGAGGATGACTATGGCTGCAGCGGGGAGGAAGACGTCAGCCAG ctgcacaaGATGACATCGCTGAGCATCGATG ACTCGCAGCACGGGGGGGACCTGCTGCCCCCCTACCCCTGGCCCAAGGAGGAGGCTCCCCCCTTTGCCGGCCACTGCCCCCCGGCCGGGCCCTTTGGGGGTCCCCCCCCGGCGCTGCTGCAGGGGGAGGCGGGGGGCACCCATGGaccccctgagctgctcccGGCTGCCCTCGCTGAGATGGGGCCCCCCCTGGGCCCCCCGGGACCCTCGTCCAGCTGCCCGGTGGCACCGACAGAGCACCTGATCCCCGACCTGCTCGTGAGCCCCCACATGCTGCCAC TGACTGACCTGGAGCTGAAGTTCCAGTACCGGGGCCGCCAGGTGTGTGCCCTGACCGTGAGCAACCCGCACGGCTGCCGGCtgttccacagcagcctggagcccacgcgggagcaggaggagctctTTGGGCCGCTGACGCTGGAGCAGgtgcccttccctgctcccgACACCATTCCCAACGAGAAGCAGCGCTTCTACACCCACCAGCTGCTGGACGTGCTGGACCGAGGGCtcatcctggagctgcagggccaggaccTCTTCGCCCTCCGCCTGTGCCAGTGCAAGGTCTTCTGGACTGGGCCCTGTGCCACGCCCCAGCCGGGCCCCAACCCCATCCAGAGGGAGACGAGGACCAAGCTCTTCAGCCTCGAGGGCTTCCTCAACG GCCTCATCCAGTTCCAGAAGGGGCAGACCCCCACACCGCCCCCCTTCGAGATCTTCCTCTGCTTCGGCGAGGAGTGGCCGGACCAGAAGCCCAAGGAGAAGAAGCTGATCACGGTGCAG GTGGTGCCGGTGGCGGCGCGGCTGCTGCTCGAGATGTTCTCCGGGGAGCTGTCGTGGTCGGCCGACAGCATCCCGCTGCAGATCTCGCACCCCGACCTCAAGGACAGGATGGTGGAGCAGTTCAAGGAGCTGCACCAGCtgtggcagagccagcagcgGCTGCCGCCGGCGcagcccccgcccggccccgccgcggggccctgggcactgccccccgggcccctgccccactga